One window of Bacteroidota bacterium genomic DNA carries:
- the hypE gene encoding hydrogenase expression/formation protein HypE, with protein MAAKDKYILLGHGSGGKLSHELLREVFLRHFSNPELNRLTDSALIEAGETDLAFTTDAFVVEPLFFPGGDIGKLAVAGTVNDLAVSGATPLFISSSFIIEEGFSLDDLEKIVKSMAMEAGQAGVKIVAGDTKVVNKGKCDKLFISTSGIGLIDKGHKHISTGNLIRPGDKIIINGSVGDHGMAVMAAREFLNFRTDILSDCASLNHLIKKAMQCSSQIHFMRDATRGGLSTVLAELAEDKKFGIVIEESAILVRENVRGMCELLGYDPLYVANEGKAVMVVSEDDASAVVDTLKNDPLGKEASIIGEVVDNHHGIVWVNTVIGGKRILDMLAGEQLPRIC; from the coding sequence ATGGCCGCAAAGGATAAATATATTTTACTGGGTCATGGCAGTGGAGGTAAGCTGTCGCATGAGCTGCTCAGGGAGGTGTTTCTCCGGCATTTCAGCAATCCTGAGCTCAACAGACTGACTGACTCGGCTCTCATCGAGGCCGGTGAAACTGACCTGGCTTTCACCACTGATGCATTTGTGGTGGAACCTCTTTTTTTCCCGGGCGGAGATATCGGTAAACTGGCAGTTGCAGGAACTGTCAATGACCTTGCAGTTTCAGGCGCTACACCTCTTTTTATTAGCTCATCATTTATCATTGAAGAGGGTTTTTCGCTGGATGATCTGGAGAAAATAGTCAAATCCATGGCCATGGAAGCCGGGCAGGCTGGAGTTAAGATAGTGGCAGGCGATACTAAAGTTGTCAACAAAGGAAAATGTGATAAACTTTTCATATCCACATCCGGCATCGGACTGATTGATAAGGGACATAAGCACATAAGCACCGGAAACCTTATTCGGCCAGGCGATAAGATCATTATTAATGGAAGTGTAGGTGATCATGGCATGGCGGTTATGGCAGCACGTGAGTTTTTAAATTTCAGGACCGATATCCTGTCGGACTGCGCCAGCCTGAATCATCTTATTAAAAAAGCCATGCAATGCTCTTCACAGATCCATTTCATGCGTGACGCCACACGCGGAGGCCTGTCAACAGTGCTCGCCGAACTGGCCGAAGATAAAAAATTCGGCATTGTCATTGAAGAATCTGCCATACTTGTCAGGGAAAATGTCAGAGGCATGTGCGAATTGCTGGGTTATGACCCGTTATATGTTGCCAATGAGGGTAAGGCCGTCATGGTTGTAAGTGAAGATGATGCATCTGCAGTTGTTGACACATTAAAAAATGATCCGCTTGGGAAAGAAGCTTCAATCATTGGTGAGGTCGTGGATAACCATCACGGGATTGTATGGGTCAATACGGTGATAGGCGGTAAGAGGATACTCGACATGCTGGCAGGTGAGCAATTACCACGTATCTGCTGA
- a CDS encoding HypC/HybG/HupF family hydrogenase formation chaperone, which produces MSIPAKVIAINEDMATVSVGGTIYNASLQIVENVDIGDYVLIHTGFVIQKLSAEEAQETLSLFSELIAIDREIEKAERRETKSEERMAKSEWREARKKRRNK; this is translated from the coding sequence TTGAGCATACCGGCAAAAGTGATTGCCATCAATGAAGACATGGCTACCGTATCAGTGGGCGGAACTATTTACAATGCCAGCTTACAGATTGTTGAAAATGTCGACATAGGCGACTATGTTCTCATCCATACCGGATTTGTTATTCAAAAACTGAGCGCTGAAGAAGCACAAGAAACACTCAGTCTGTTTAGTGAGCTTATAGCGATTGATAGGGAAATTGAAAAAGCAGAGAGGCGAGAGACGAAGAGCGAAGAGCGAATGGCGAAGAGCGAATGGCGGGAGGCGAGAAAAAAAAGACGAAATAAATAA
- a CDS encoding hydrogenase maturation nickel metallochaperone HypA, producing the protein MSLALGIIDLAEEETKKAEAVSVAEIELEIGELSGVVVEALEFALEVAVKETVLDGAKRIIHKISGQAGCNDCQNVFSVSDLYTPCPLCCGFNTRIIRGLELRVKSLIVP; encoded by the coding sequence ATGTCCTTAGCATTAGGGATTATCGACCTCGCGGAAGAGGAGACAAAAAAGGCAGAGGCCGTATCTGTAGCAGAAATTGAACTGGAGATAGGTGAACTTTCGGGCGTTGTAGTTGAAGCTCTGGAATTTGCTTTGGAGGTGGCAGTGAAGGAAACGGTTTTAGACGGCGCAAAGAGGATCATTCATAAAATTTCAGGCCAGGCTGGATGCAATGATTGCCAAAATGTATTTTCTGTCAGTGATCTTTATACCCCCTGTCCCTTGTGTTGTGGATTTAATACGCGGATTATCAGGGGGCTGGAGCTGAGGGTGAAATCTTTAATTGTCCCATAG
- a CDS encoding class I tRNA ligase family protein has product MTKIISFNVKCPNCHKSLMDYNYALKERPSIKLNIEIANNRGTIHLCSIYGCYDHESDIELPKGEIARIYCPNCNKEMKSTELCRVCDAPMVPFILEIGGRVNICSRSGCTQHYVAFEDLSDAIRKFYKEYDIY; this is encoded by the coding sequence ATGACCAAGATCATTTCCTTCAATGTTAAATGTCCCAATTGCCATAAATCCCTGATGGACTATAACTATGCGCTGAAAGAGCGACCTAGCATTAAATTGAATATTGAGATTGCCAATAACCGGGGCACCATTCATTTGTGTTCGATCTATGGTTGTTATGATCATGAAAGCGACATTGAGCTTCCAAAGGGTGAAATTGCCAGGATCTATTGTCCTAACTGCAATAAAGAAATGAAAAGTACTGAGCTGTGCAGAGTGTGTGATGCACCGATGGTTCCATTCATCCTTGAGATTGGAGGCCGCGTTAACATCTGCTCACGTAGCGGATGTACACAACACTATGTTGCTTTTGAGGATTTGTCCGATGCAATAAGGAAGTTCTATAAGGAATATGATATTTATTAA
- the hypD gene encoding hydrogenase formation protein HypD, translating to MKYIDEYRDKEIVATIVAGIRRISRKEIALMEVCGGHTMAIHKFGIPYLLPENIKLLSGPGCPVCVSSRHYIDQAIAYSRLNNTIITTFGDLMRVPGSTSSLEKEKAAGAEIIIVYSILDALQIAERNSSKKVIFLAIGFETTAPGSAAGVLNAANRGVKNFLLFSSHKVMPPAMKALIHEGVKIDGYIAPGHVSTITGTDMYKEITDKYGLGCVISGFEPVDLLQSIYMLVKQAETGRPAVEIQYRRAVRPEGNLKAKEILNEVFTYRDDWWRGLGILKDSGLAPKPRYREWDAEQMIPVDVEETREEKGCICGEILKGLKSPGDCKLFGRDCTPSDPVGTCMVSNEGSCHAFYKYGRKG from the coding sequence ATGAAATATATTGATGAATACCGGGATAAAGAAATTGTAGCAACGATCGTTGCTGGTATCCGGCGCATATCCCGGAAAGAGATAGCCCTGATGGAGGTATGCGGAGGCCATACCATGGCCATTCACAAATTCGGCATTCCCTATCTTCTTCCTGAAAACATCAAACTTCTATCCGGTCCGGGTTGTCCTGTATGCGTGTCATCACGGCACTATATTGATCAAGCTATCGCATACAGCCGTCTCAATAATACCATCATAACCACCTTTGGCGATCTGATGCGTGTTCCCGGATCGACGTCCTCACTTGAAAAGGAAAAAGCTGCCGGTGCTGAGATAATTATCGTTTATTCTATTCTGGATGCGCTTCAGATTGCTGAAAGAAATTCCTCAAAAAAAGTCATCTTTCTGGCTATCGGCTTTGAAACGACTGCACCGGGCAGTGCTGCCGGCGTTCTGAATGCAGCAAATAGGGGTGTGAAAAACTTTTTGCTTTTCAGTTCACACAAAGTCATGCCTCCGGCAATGAAAGCCCTTATCCATGAAGGTGTAAAAATCGATGGATACATCGCACCCGGCCATGTGAGCACCATTACAGGAACTGACATGTATAAAGAAATCACAGACAAGTATGGTTTGGGATGTGTCATATCGGGATTTGAACCTGTCGACCTGCTACAGTCGATATACATGCTGGTGAAACAGGCAGAAACAGGACGACCTGCAGTGGAGATACAATACCGCCGGGCTGTCAGACCTGAAGGAAACCTCAAGGCAAAAGAGATACTTAATGAGGTTTTTACATACAGGGATGACTGGTGGCGGGGACTTGGCATCCTGAAAGATAGCGGTCTGGCGCCAAAACCCAGGTACCGCGAATGGGATGCAGAACAAATGATTCCTGTCGATGTTGAAGAAACCAGGGAAGAAAAGGGATGCATTTGCGGTGAGATATTAAAAGGTCTGAAATCGCCTGGTGACTGCAAATTATTTGGCAGGGACTGCACACCATCCGATCCTGTTGGCACCTGCATGGTCTCAAATGAAGGTTCATGTCATGCATTTTATAAATATGGCCGCAAAGGATAA
- the hypF gene encoding carbamoyltransferase HypF yields the protein MSENPVNTYQIKIEGLVQGVGFRPFIYRLAMDMHLKGCVENRNDGVLIKINSDWKTVNDFIHSIETSAPVASRIFSIYSEEIRNEDFSDFTITKSANISDEITEISPDIAVCEECLRDMKTQLHRKDYPFINCTNCGPRFTIIRDLPYDRDKTTMEPFPLCDICSKEYHDIMDRRFHAQPIACLDCGPEYILYQKNEIYHDFHTILDRVAALLENGQIVAVKGMGGYHLACDAENEAAVGRLRECKNRDGKPFAVMFRDIAHLNNFAHVSVEEEILLSSWKRPIVILNEKRQLAFSVSNGFKTIGAMLPYLPLHTLLFEKIQLPAIVLTSGNISDEPIVIDDEEAKKILLPIADALLCYNRKIFNRTDDSVLMVVNNKERLIRRSRGYVPSPVRLNLNVDGILAAGAELVNCFCIGKGRQAFLSQHIGDLKNLETLDFYSESADHFKKLFRIKPELVVADMHPDYLSTRYAFQLGLPTIQVQHHHAHIASCMAECGLDEKVIGIALDGTGYGDDQCIWGAEFMVCDLADYERLVHFDYVAAPGGDKVIHEPWRMAVAYLYQTYGTHLVDLGLPFLSGYDQQKIFMVMNMIEKSINSPLTSSAGRLFDAIAALTNLCPEPSFHAEAPMRLEQVLDHTCTYSYPFSLNSTIVFHEMIRAIVNDISNGVPVPIISAKFHNTIINAIFAAANMIRNSHHLKKVVISGGSFQNRYILGKIENLLSAKGFEVYTHSAVPSNDGGIALGQIAVAAKRRSLSCV from the coding sequence ATGTCAGAAAATCCCGTAAATACGTATCAGATAAAAATCGAAGGCCTCGTGCAGGGTGTCGGCTTCCGGCCTTTCATATACCGCCTGGCCATGGATATGCATCTGAAAGGCTGCGTGGAGAACAGGAATGACGGGGTTTTGATAAAGATAAACAGTGACTGGAAAACGGTGAATGATTTTATACATTCGATTGAAACCTCAGCTCCTGTCGCATCGCGTATATTTTCAATATATAGTGAAGAGATCAGGAACGAAGATTTTTCTGATTTCACGATTACCAAAAGTGCAAACATCTCGGATGAAATAACCGAAATAAGCCCGGATATTGCCGTTTGCGAGGAATGTCTCCGCGACATGAAAACACAGTTGCACCGCAAGGATTACCCGTTCATCAATTGCACCAACTGCGGACCACGGTTCACCATTATCAGGGATTTGCCTTATGACAGGGATAAAACTACCATGGAACCCTTTCCTCTCTGTGATATCTGCTCAAAGGAATATCATGACATCATGGATCGCCGGTTTCATGCGCAGCCTATTGCATGCCTTGACTGTGGCCCTGAATACATATTGTACCAAAAAAATGAAATTTATCATGACTTCCACACCATACTTGATCGGGTGGCAGCCCTTCTCGAAAACGGCCAAATCGTTGCTGTTAAAGGAATGGGAGGCTATCACCTGGCTTGCGATGCGGAGAATGAGGCAGCTGTCGGTCGTTTGAGGGAATGTAAAAATCGTGATGGGAAGCCTTTTGCGGTCATGTTCAGGGACATTGCCCATCTGAATAATTTTGCCCACGTCTCGGTTGAAGAAGAAATATTGCTATCTTCATGGAAAAGACCGATTGTCATCCTCAATGAAAAGAGACAATTGGCCTTTAGCGTCAGCAACGGTTTTAAAACCATAGGCGCCATGCTTCCCTACCTGCCTCTGCACACGCTTCTCTTCGAAAAGATCCAGTTGCCGGCTATTGTGCTGACATCCGGAAATATTTCCGACGAACCAATTGTTATTGATGACGAAGAAGCTAAGAAGATCCTTTTGCCCATCGCTGACGCATTATTGTGCTATAACCGGAAGATTTTCAACAGGACCGATGATTCGGTGCTGATGGTCGTAAACAATAAGGAAAGACTCATCAGGCGGTCGCGAGGCTATGTCCCTTCACCTGTCAGGCTAAACCTCAATGTAGATGGCATTCTGGCTGCCGGCGCTGAGCTGGTCAACTGCTTTTGCATCGGTAAAGGCCGCCAGGCATTCCTCAGCCAGCATATCGGTGACCTTAAAAACCTTGAAACACTCGATTTCTATAGTGAATCCGCAGATCATTTTAAAAAGCTTTTCCGAATCAAGCCGGAACTGGTCGTTGCGGATATGCATCCTGATTACTTGTCAACCCGTTATGCCTTTCAGCTGGGTCTCCCGACTATTCAGGTCCAGCATCATCATGCTCACATCGCATCCTGCATGGCAGAATGCGGACTGGATGAAAAGGTTATCGGTATTGCCCTTGACGGCACAGGTTACGGTGATGATCAATGTATATGGGGCGCTGAATTTATGGTCTGCGACCTGGCTGACTATGAACGCCTTGTACATTTTGATTATGTCGCTGCTCCCGGTGGAGATAAAGTGATACATGAACCCTGGCGAATGGCTGTTGCATATCTTTACCAAACGTATGGAACGCATCTCGTTGATCTTGGATTGCCATTTCTTTCAGGATATGACCAGCAAAAAATATTTATGGTGATGAATATGATCGAAAAAAGCATCAACAGCCCATTGACTTCCAGTGCCGGAAGGCTGTTTGATGCTATTGCTGCCCTCACTAATCTATGCCCTGAGCCGAGCTTTCATGCCGAAGCACCCATGCGTCTTGAGCAAGTTCTTGACCACACCTGCACTTACAGCTATCCTTTCTCGTTAAATTCGACAATTGTATTTCATGAGATGATCCGCGCAATTGTCAATGACATTAGCAATGGCGTACCTGTACCGATCATCTCGGCAAAATTCCACAATACAATAATTAATGCTATTTTCGCAGCCGCGAATATGATCCGAAACAGCCACCATCTGAAAAAAGTGGTCATATCTGGCGGAAGTTTTCAAAACAGATATATTCTGGGTAAAATTGAAAACCTTCTGTCGGCGAAAGGATTCGAGGTTTATACTCACAGTGCTGTACCTTCCAATGATGGGGGCATTGCACTCGGACAGATAGCGGTGGCAGCAAAAAGAAGGAGTTTGTCATGTGTTTGA